A region of Reichenbachiella carrageenanivorans DNA encodes the following proteins:
- a CDS encoding MbnP family protein, whose protein sequence is MKIFQTLSSLSLSLILVFWLSACSSDEATETQSLTLTFQVVAHGETMDFETQKYQTEAGQEMSFERIKIYLSQVHLMGENEQVLYTESESYHLLSFDVENSTVSFTLDGVPANVPIVAVQMGVGVDATANGSIDQVGDLDPSNGMAWDWNTGYKFLLLEGRYFPEADELGKEIKMHIGTDKNYFVQTWTLEAPRSLSQAETIHFVVDGLAPIGTVDYTQGTVFMNDDRGDEVAQNYKNTLISLK, encoded by the coding sequence ATGAAGATTTTTCAGACCCTTTCAAGCCTTAGCCTTTCGCTGATACTTGTATTTTGGCTTTCGGCCTGTTCGAGCGACGAGGCGACAGAGACACAATCACTAACTCTTACCTTTCAGGTAGTGGCTCATGGGGAGACGATGGATTTTGAAACCCAAAAATACCAGACCGAAGCAGGTCAGGAAATGTCATTTGAGCGAATTAAGATTTATTTGAGTCAGGTACATTTGATGGGAGAAAATGAGCAAGTGCTCTATACCGAGTCAGAAAGTTACCACCTGCTCAGTTTCGATGTTGAAAACAGCACAGTCTCATTTACACTTGACGGCGTGCCTGCAAATGTCCCCATTGTAGCCGTACAGATGGGGGTCGGGGTGGATGCCACTGCTAATGGGTCTATCGATCAAGTGGGTGATTTAGACCCTTCCAATGGTATGGCTTGGGATTGGAATACTGGTTACAAGTTTTTGCTGCTTGAGGGACGATATTTCCCAGAAGCAGATGAACTGGGTAAAGAGATTAAAATGCACATTGGTACAGATAAAAATTACTTTGTACAAACTTGGACACTTGAAGCACCACGGTCTCTATCTCAGGCAGAGACGATTCATTTCGTTGTAGATGGCTTGGCGCCAATAGGTACGGTAGATTATACGCAGGGTACTGTGTTTATGAATGACGATAGAGGAGATGAAGTGGCTCAAAATTACAAAAATACATTGATCAGCTTGAAGTGA